A single Phragmites australis chromosome 4, lpPhrAust1.1, whole genome shotgun sequence DNA region contains:
- the LOC133914472 gene encoding probable flavin-containing monooxygenase 1 — MAGQQARCTRKAVSPSSRVAIIGGGISGLAAAKQLAAHDPVVFEATPSIGGVWKHCVYRSTRLQTPRPDYEFSDYSWRNREDPTFPTHAEIVEYLEGYADTFDLWRYIMFGAKVVDVKCLGGAGFTELWSGTGEPLQGKPMWEVGVATGDSDTVQYYKFEFVVMCTGKYGDVPRMPVFPLGKGPEVFKGTVMHSLDYCKLSEDETVELMKSKKVVVVGYKKSAIDLALECAQANQGEGGEACTMLVRTLHWVVPSYSIWGLPFFLFYSTRLAQFLYERPNQGLLRSLLCRLMSPLRAGVSKFIESYLAWKLPLEKYGLRPEHPFVEDYASCQMAILPDGFFDMADQDLIRFKRASGWCFSENGVVLEDGTEVEADLVFLATGFEGKDKLRAVLPDPFRGLVLNNSGMMPLYRGTIHPLIPNMAFVGYVESVSNLHTSELRCRWLAGLLGGRFALPSVEAMVRHVDGEAEAMRRTTRFYRRHCISTYSIHDSDAMCADLGSRVHRKGNWLAELFAPYNNKDYKEE, encoded by the exons ATGGCGGGGCAGCAGGCACGGTGCACGAGGAAGGCGGTGTCGCCGTCATCGAGGGTGGCGATCATCGGCGGCGGCATCAGCGGCCTGGCCGCGGCGAAGCAGCTGGCGGCGCACGACCCCGTGGTGTTCGAGGCCACGCCGTCCATCGGCGGGGTGTGGAAGCACTGCGTGTACCGGTCGACGCGGCTGCAGACGCCGCGGCCCGACTACGAGTTCTCCGATTACTCGTGGCGCAACCGCGAGGACCCCACGTTCCCGACGCACGCCGAGATCGTGGAGTACCTCGAGGGCTACGCCGACACGTTCGACCTGTGGCGCTACATCATGTTCGGCGCGAAGGTGGTCGACGTCAAATGCCTCGGCGGCGCCGGGTTCACGGAGCTGTGGAGCGGTACCGGCGAGCCGCTCCAGGGCAAGCCCATGTGGGAGGTCGGCGTTGCCACCGGCGACTCTGACACCGTTCAG TACTACAAGTTCGAGTTCGTGGTGATGTGCACGGGCAAGTACGGCGACGTGCCGCGGATGCCGGTGTTCCCGCTGGGCAAGGGCCCGGAGGTGTTCAAGGGGACGGTGATGCACTCGCTGGACTACTGCAAGCTCAGCGAGGACGAGACCGTGGAGCTGATGAAAAGCAAGAAGGTTGTGGTGGTTGGGTACAAGAAGAGCGCCATTGACCTAGCTCTTGAATGCGCCCAGGCCAACCAAG GCGAGGGAGGCGAGGCGTGCACCATGCTGGTGAGGACCCTGCACTGGGTGGTGCCGTCCTACTCCATCTGGGGACtgcccttcttcctcttctactCCACCCGCCTTGCCCAGTTCCTCTACGAGCGACCCAACCAGGGCCTCCTCCGCTCGCTCCTCTGCCGCCTCATGAGCCCACTG AGGGCGGGAGTGTCCAAGTTCATCGAGTCGTACCTGGCCTGGAAGCTCCCGCTGGAGAAGTACGGGCTCCGGCCGGAGCACCCGTTCGTGGAGGACTATGCGAGCTGCCAGATGGCCATCCTGCCCGACGGCTTCTTCGACATGGCGGACCAGGACCTGATCCGCTTCAAGAGGGCCTCCGGCTGGTGCTTCTCCGAGAACGGCGTCGTCCTCGAGGACGGCACAGAGGTGGAGGCCGACCTCGTCTTCCTCGCCACCGGCTTCGAGGGCAAGGACAAGCTCCGTGCCGTCCTGCCGGATCCCTTCCGCGGTCTAGTCCTCAACAACTCCGGTATGATGCCGCTCTACCG CGGCACTATCCACCCGCTGATCCCGAACATGGCCTTTGTGGGGTACGTGGAGAGCGTGTCGAACCTGCACACGTCGGAGCTGCGGTGCCGGTGGCTGGCGGGGCTGCTCGGGGGCCGGTTCGCGCTGCCGAGCGTGGAGGCGATGGTGCGACACGTCGACGGCGAGGCGGAGGCCATGCGCCGCACCACGCGCTTCTACCGACGCCACTGCATCTCCACCTACAGCATCCACGACAGCGACGCCATGTGCGCCGACCTGGGATCCAGGGTGCACCGCAAGGGCAACTGGCTCGCCGAGCTCTTCGCGCCATACAACAACAAGGACTACAAGGAAGAATAG
- the LOC133916785 gene encoding phosphoinositide phosphatase SAC2-like, with amino-acid sequence MEAMTGGKFLQKFRLYETRSKFYLIGRDKNRTLWRVLKIDRLESSELGIEEDPTSYTENECQELLLRIHEGNRLTDGLKFVTKCYGIVGFVKFLGPYYMVLITRRRKVGTICGHEIYSIGKTEMIAVPSVIVWPNVAYSRDENRYKRLLCSVDLSKDFFFSYSYNIMRSLQKNITEKNTGQVVYETMFVWNEFLTRAIRNHLKNTSWTVALVHGFFKQSKLSLSGKDFWLTLIARRSRHFAGTRFLKRGVNEKGRVANDVETEQIIFEDTSDEIPHQITSVVQHRGSIPLIWFQETSRLNIRPDIILKPDVDYKATRLHFENLALRYGNPIIILNLIKTREKKPRESLLRAEFAKAIHYINKGLTDDNRLKFLHMDLSKLSRRKGTNVLALLTKVASDVLDLTEFLHCEITASTKPEDVSSEQGTVAKPCDDKSNDGPNVCATKLVPLLLQKGVLRTNCIDCLDRTNVAQYAYGLAALGRQLVALGLTEAPKVELHAPLADDLMDFYERMGDTLAIQYGGSAAHNKIFCEQRGQWKAATQSQEFLRTLQRYYNNAYTDPEKQDAINVFLGHFQPHQGKPALWKLDSDQHYNIGRQGTSNEDIERSFIKRSLSDNILCENSVPVSNCNVGENSTELLPMQQLDDIREPCDSAPEISICEPNLYPSTNYATMPGRHSMSEERQNYLKRLGYPELHSSNFLDLDLLSSSGNSCDEEIFERSSLINSPMDVVSVESSTWYSEQGHTEEGRDDTDLSRSSSQLSDSREYSDRFAQWVANGGMLCY; translated from the exons ATGGAGGCTATGACGGGTGGCAAATTCCTCCAGAAGTTTCGGCTCTACGAGACCAGATCG AAATTTTATCTTATTGGAAGGGACAAGAACAGGACTCTGTGGAGGGTGCTAAAGATTGACCGGCTGGAATCAAGTGAGCTGGGCATTGAGGAAGATCCAACTAGTTACACAGAGAATGAATGCCAAGAACTGCTTTTGCGGATTCATGAGGGGAACAGATTGACTGATGGACTGAAATTTGTCACAAAATGCTACGGAATAGTTG GTTTTGTAAAGTTTCTTGGCCCTTATTACATGGTTCTAATAACCAGGAGAAGGAAAGTTGGCACAATATGTGGCCATGAAATTTATTCTATTGGCAAGACTGAAATGATCGCAGTTCCAAGTGTTATAGTCTGGCCCAACGTGGCTTATTCTAGGGATGAGAACAG ATATAAACGCTTACTTTGCTCGGTTGATCTTTCAAAGGATTTCTTCTTCAGCTACTCTTACAACATCATGCGCAGCCTTCAGAAGAACATAACTGAGAAGAATACTGGGCAGGTTGTTTATGAAACAATGTTTGTATGGAATGAGTTTCTAACACGAGCAATTCGGAACCATCTCAAGAATACCAGTTGGACTGTTGCCTTAGTCCATGGATTTTTTAAACAG TCGAAGCTCTCATTATCTGGGAAGGATTTCTGGTTGACACTTATAGCTAGGCGCTCACGCCATTTTGCCGGAACCAG ATTCTTGAAACGAGGTGTTAACGAAAAGGGTAGGGTCGCCAATGATGTTGAGACTGAACAGATTATTTTTGAAGATACATCTGATGAAATCCCACATCAGATAACTTCTGTTGTACAACATAGAGGATCGATACCTCTCATCTGGTTTCAGGAAACTTCAAGACTTAATATTAGACCAGATATCATAT TAAAACCAGATGTGGATTACAAGGCAACTCGCCTTCATTTTGAAAACCTTGCACTTAGATATGGGAACCCTATAATCATCTTGAACTTAATAAAG ACTCGTGAGAAGAAGCCTCGTGAATCTTTGCTTCGTGCAGAATTTGCAAAGGCTATCCATTATATTAATAAGGGATTAACAGATGACAACCGTCTAAAGTTTTTACACATGGATCTCAGTAAGCTTTCTAGAAG GAAAGGCACCAACGTGCTTGCACTGTTGACCAAGGTAGCATCTGATGTGTTGGATCTAACCGAATTCCTCCACTGTGAGATAACTGCATCAACAAAACCTGAAGATGTCTCAAG TGAACAAGGAACTGTTGCCAAACCATGTGATGACAAAAGTAACGACGGTCCAAACGTCTGTGCAACTAAGTTGGTACCTCTTTTGCTACAGAAGGGTGTCCTCAGGACAAACTGCATAGACTGCTTGGACCGCACAAATGTTGCACAATATGCATATGGCTTAGCTGCTTTAGGACGCCAACTTGTTGCTCTGGGGCTCACTGAAGCACCTAAAGTTGAATTGCATGCTCCTTTGGCTGATGACCTGATGGATTTCTATGAACGGATGGGTGATACCTTAGCTATTCAATACGGTGGTTCTGCTGCTCACAACAAG ATCTTCTGTGAGCAAAGAGGACAATGGAAGGCAGCAACCCAATCTCAGGAGTTCCTTCGTACCCTTCAACGTTACTACAATAATGCTTACACAGATCCTGAGAAGCAGGATGCTATAAATGT GTTCTTGGGCCATTTCCAACCTCATCAAGGCAAACCTGCATTGTGGAAGTTGGACTCGGATCAGCATTACAACATTGGGAGGCAAGGAACATCAAATGAAGATATTGAAAG ATCATTCATAAAGAGGTCGCTGTCGGATAATATTCTGTGCGAGAACAGTGTACCTGTATCTAACTGCAATGTTGGAGAAAACAGTACAGAATTGCTCCCGATGCAACAGCTGGATGATATTAGAGAGCCTTGTGATTCTGCACCAGAGATCTCCATATGCGAACCTAACCTGTACCCCAG TACGAACTATGCCACAATGCCTGGAAGACACTCCATGTCAGAAGAGCGGCAGAATTATTTGAAAAGATTAGGTTACCCTGAACTGCATTCTTCAAATTTCCTTGACCTTGATTTGTTGTCATCTTCGGGAAATTCCTGTGATGAGGAAATTTTCGAGCG GTCGTCACTGATAAATTCACCTATGGATGTTGTCAGTGTTGAATCATCTACGTGGTACAGCGAACAAGGACACACTGAAGAG GGAAGGGATGATACAGACCTGTCGCGCTCGAGCAGCCAACTCTCAGACTCTCGAGAATATTCTGACCGCTTTGCTCAATGGGTCGCTAATGGAGGCATGCTTTGCTACTAG
- the LOC133916786 gene encoding eukaryotic translation initiation factor 3 subunit K-like produces MATEQAVENYTVEDLVALNPYNPDILNDLEKFVNEQVSSQTYNLDANLSLLRLYQFEPERMSVQIVTCILIKALMAMPAPDFSLCLFLIPEHVQMEEQFKTLIVLSHYLETARFSQFWDEAAKNRHILEVVPGFEQAIQAYAIHVLSLTYQKVPRPVLAEAINIEGLSLDKFVEFHAANSGWVIEKGGQSQVIVLPRNEFNHPELKKNTADTVPFEHVTRIFPVLS; encoded by the exons ATGGCGACCGAGCAAGCGGTGGAGAACTACACGGTGGAGGACCTTGTGGCCCTGAATCCCTACAACCCCGACATCCTCAACGACCTCGAGAAGTTTGTCAATGAGCAG GTCTCATCTCAAACATATAATTTGGATGCAAATCTCAGCCTTCTTCGCCTGTACCAG TTTGAGCCAGAAAGGATGAGCGTACAGATTGTAACCTGCATATTGATTAAG GCTCTCATGGCAATGCCAGCCCCTGACTTCAGTCTGTGCTTATTCTTAATCcctgagcatgtg CAAATGGAAGAGCAGTTCAAGACATTGATAGTTCTTTCTCACTACCTGGAG ACTGCTAGGTTCAGTCAGTTTTGGGATGAAGCAGCAAAGAACCGCCACATATTGGAAGTTGTTCCAG GTTTTGAGCAGGCAATCCAAGCCTATGCGATTCATGTTCTTTCCTTGACATACCAGAAAGTTCCGAGGCCTGTTCTTGCAGAG GCAATCAACATTGAAGGTCTCtcgttggacaagtttgtggaGTTCCATGCTGCAAACTCAGGTTGGGTAATTGAGAAGGGTGGACAGTCTCAAGTGATTGTCCTTCCACGCAACGAGTTCAATCACCCCGAGCTCAAGAAGAACACAGCTGACACTGTTCCGTTTGAGCATGTAACTCGCATATTTCCTGTCCTCAGTTGA
- the LOC133914473 gene encoding ethylene-responsive transcription factor RAP2-12-like isoform X2: MCGGAILAELIPTRVHRRLTAATLWPTAERRTTTGKRKAAADLAHDEFEAEFQLFEEDDDVDDDHKPTAALREAGASKSKAPSLAGVSVSSSPTRRVAVPGTKKYRGVRHRAPGRWAAEIRDPWQGRRVWLGTYRTAEDAARAYDREARRIRGKSARLNFPLPHEGPSSRRHQPPVIIDLNLPAAPDYLCVGGTADDDTMDVDADADACHAEMGSEAAESTLMRIKELITQGPHDEQMASIVSELINRANGNRSDARAARVLHYAAAAVSDCSRQMEEVAALRRELESRERQLSAHRERLVRLVSHLFGRSSLEVRKR; the protein is encoded by the exons ATGTGCGGGGGAGCGATCCTCGCCGAACTCATCCCCACGCGGGTGCACCGGCGGCTTACGGCCGCCACGCTTTGGCCGACGGCTGAGAGGAGGACCACCACCGGCAAGAGGAAGGCCGCTGCTGACTTGGCCCATGACGAGTTCGAGGCCGAGTTCCAGCTTTttgaggaggacgacgacgtcgACGATGATCACAAGCCTACGGCTGCTCTGCGTGAAGCCGGAGCCTCGAAGTCGAAGGCCCCTTCCCTTGCTG GTGTCTCCGTGTCGTCGAGCCCCACGCGTCGCGTGGCCGTTCCAGGGACCAAGAAGTACAGGGGCGTCCGCCACCGCGCGCCGGGCAGATGGGCTGCGGAGATCAGGGACCCGTGGCAGGGGCGGCGCGTGTGGCTCGGCACGTACCGCACCGCCGAGGATGCCGCCCGAGCGTACGACCGCGAGGCCCGCCGGATCCGCGGGAAAAGCGCGCGGCTCAACTTCCCGCTCCCGCACGAGGGTCCCAGCAGCCGGAGGCACCAACCGCCGGTGATCATCGACCTGAACTTGCCGGCCGCTCCCGATTATCTCTGCGTCGGCGGCACGGCTGATGATGACACGATGGATGTCGACGCAGACGCAGACGCATGTCACGCAG AGATGGGCAGTGAGGCAGCGGAGAGCACGCTGATGCGGATCAAGGAGCTCATCACGCAGGGTCCTCACGACGAGCAGATGGCGAGCATCGTGTCTGAGCTGATCAACAGAGCGAACGGGAACAGGAGCGACGCTAGAGCAGCCAGGGTGTTGCAttacgcggcggcggcggtctcTGATTGCAGCCGTCAGATGGAAGAGGTTGCTGCCTTGAGGAGGGAACTTGAGAGCCGCGAGAGGCAGCTGAGCGCACATAGAGAGCGGCTTGTTCGGCTGGTTTCTCATCTGTTTGGTCGATCGTCGCTTGAAGTTAGGAAACGTTAG
- the LOC133914473 gene encoding ethylene-responsive transcription factor RAP2-12-like isoform X1 → MCGGAILAELIPTRVHRRLTAATLWPTAERRTTTGKRKAAADLAHDEFEAEFQLFEEDDDVDDDHKPTAALREAGASKSKAPSLAVFAFLVFPCTARRAASGVSVSSSPTRRVAVPGTKKYRGVRHRAPGRWAAEIRDPWQGRRVWLGTYRTAEDAARAYDREARRIRGKSARLNFPLPHEGPSSRRHQPPVIIDLNLPAAPDYLCVGGTADDDTMDVDADADACHAEMGSEAAESTLMRIKELITQGPHDEQMASIVSELINRANGNRSDARAARVLHYAAAAVSDCSRQMEEVAALRRELESRERQLSAHRERLVRLVSHLFGRSSLEVRKR, encoded by the exons ATGTGCGGGGGAGCGATCCTCGCCGAACTCATCCCCACGCGGGTGCACCGGCGGCTTACGGCCGCCACGCTTTGGCCGACGGCTGAGAGGAGGACCACCACCGGCAAGAGGAAGGCCGCTGCTGACTTGGCCCATGACGAGTTCGAGGCCGAGTTCCAGCTTTttgaggaggacgacgacgtcgACGATGATCACAAGCCTACGGCTGCTCTGCGTGAAGCCGGAGCCTCGAAGTCGAAGGCCCCTTCCCTTGCTG TGTTCGCTTTCCTTGTGTTTCCATGCACCGCGCGACGCGCGGCTTCAGGTGTCTCCGTGTCGTCGAGCCCCACGCGTCGCGTGGCCGTTCCAGGGACCAAGAAGTACAGGGGCGTCCGCCACCGCGCGCCGGGCAGATGGGCTGCGGAGATCAGGGACCCGTGGCAGGGGCGGCGCGTGTGGCTCGGCACGTACCGCACCGCCGAGGATGCCGCCCGAGCGTACGACCGCGAGGCCCGCCGGATCCGCGGGAAAAGCGCGCGGCTCAACTTCCCGCTCCCGCACGAGGGTCCCAGCAGCCGGAGGCACCAACCGCCGGTGATCATCGACCTGAACTTGCCGGCCGCTCCCGATTATCTCTGCGTCGGCGGCACGGCTGATGATGACACGATGGATGTCGACGCAGACGCAGACGCATGTCACGCAG AGATGGGCAGTGAGGCAGCGGAGAGCACGCTGATGCGGATCAAGGAGCTCATCACGCAGGGTCCTCACGACGAGCAGATGGCGAGCATCGTGTCTGAGCTGATCAACAGAGCGAACGGGAACAGGAGCGACGCTAGAGCAGCCAGGGTGTTGCAttacgcggcggcggcggtctcTGATTGCAGCCGTCAGATGGAAGAGGTTGCTGCCTTGAGGAGGGAACTTGAGAGCCGCGAGAGGCAGCTGAGCGCACATAGAGAGCGGCTTGTTCGGCTGGTTTCTCATCTGTTTGGTCGATCGTCGCTTGAAGTTAGGAAACGTTAG